GAGGACTTCTGCGTTGAAGTCCTGGAAATGCACCGCAGCTGCCGCCTAATGCAATGAAAGCAACGGTCATGAAATCACTGATATACGAGGCAAAGTTGATTACAATCAAAATGTCTGTGCACCTTTACTTACCTTTAGGAAAGCAAATATACCAGGAAGTCCATGGCCGCATCCAAGCTGATAGATGAAACGAAGTAAGCATTAAAGGGAGCTCAAACACAAGAGTTACTATAATGAGTCAGCCATCACATAACCTACTTCAGTTATTTATCAATTTCCAGTTTTTAACAAGAAGAAACCAAAGCATCGAACTCTGTTAAAAACTTTTTAGTCTATTAATCTTTTACGCGTATCATCCAAAGACTAAAAAAATAGAGAAGGTGGAGTATATAAGATAGGAAGTTAGGAACTAGATATTACACTAAGAATCTCCTTTGGAAACAAAACATTACTCCTATAATCTTTGAACCTATCTTGAAAAATAGTAGCTCCATCATAAACAATGACTAAGAGGGCCACATTACAGCACAAGTATGCATACTAAAGTTTGCCGAATCACCTTAGCATTAAAGGCCCACCTCAAGAACTCGCTTCCCGGTGAAAGACAACCGCCCATTCTCCATCTCTGAGTTAAGTGCTGCAATTAAATCTAGTGACCCCTCCCATAGTTTCAACCCTCCTGCACCCATCCACAAAACACCGATCACTCCGAAAGCACATACAAATGAATGGGAAGAGAGCACAACTCTAAATATGTAAAGAATGATAGACATACTCATCGGTATGCatataaaaaatcaatcttGAAACAATACCAACCTTCATATTTACCAGGCACTAAATCAGAGTTGGACAGTGCAAACACCTCCTCAGTGCTTACCCTCCCCTGCAAGAACATCATCCAATTCAGTTCAATCAACACTATTCAATGAAGTAATTCCATTCCAACAATTTAACTATGCCTCAATCCCCTAAAAAGGCAAGAAAAACAAGACCAAAATtgttataaaaaaacaaaatcacgGATTCCAAGTATTAGAGTTTCGAAGTTTACAAATAAAGATATTGAAGAGAATTGTCACTGACCTTAAGTAGAGTAAGCCCAGCAACATTCACAGGCTCCATAGAGCACTTCGCATCTGCTGTAACCTGCAGTTTTGATTTCGTACATAGTTGATTATTAATCAAGCAATTGAGTGTatcttttttttcaaaaacaaaTGTTTGTTTGTAGAAAAAGAGTACCTCTGAGAGGAGAACTTCAAGGCAAGGCGGTGCGGGAGGGAGAGGCTTTTCTGGGAAGTCTAGGAAACCCAATCCAGAAGTGGGTTTGTCGCCGAAGAGACGGAAGATTGCTTCTTTAGGTGCATCGTTTGATTTGTCCGACGCCATTGTTGTTCACTCGAGCTTCAGAGTTgtagttttaattttaaggTTTCAATTGCAACTTTGAGTAgttagaaattaaataaatgggCCTTCGTTCCGTCGTCAATTGGGCTTTCCAATCCAGCTTTAATCAACTAGATTTAATAATtagataaatttaaaattaactgATTACTCCCTACTTCCcataaagttggtcacatttttccatttccatccatcccacaaaatttgtcacatttaactttttacttttttgatATTAGACCATAtacttatattccactaactcattctcagtcatattatattataaaactaatatcgTATAAAAGCAGgattcacatttcactaacttcttcaactcactttccattacatttcttaatacTCGTGTCCAGTCAAAGTGTGATAAAATTCATGGGATGAAAGGAGTATCTCATAACTTTGATATATTCTCAATTGTTCCATATCAAAAAAATCTGATGTGCTCCATGTCTAAATTTTTTACTCGACTGACAAGGTGTATTATATTATGTCGTTTAAGTAGCTAAACTTTTCATCACATAGTAACACTTTCCGTTTGTCATAGTATTATAGTAGTACATAATTTCCTCAAATGCTAATTTATAGTTTAACTGATAAGAATGATAAAGTTATGATATAATAAGCTATTTTTGTAAGTTTCAATCCcaaatttgatgttttttttttataatttgtgctatttttaaaatgaatagtCCAGATTGACATTTATACAAATAACTAAACTAAACAATTTTCTTGCGGAAAAACTATAATCATACTTGTTAGTTT
This sequence is a window from Salvia splendens isolate huo1 chromosome 5, SspV2, whole genome shotgun sequence. Protein-coding genes within it:
- the LOC121803658 gene encoding histidine protein methyltransferase 1 homolog; protein product: MASDKSNDAPKEAIFRLFGDKPTSGLGFLDFPEKPLPPAPPCLEVLLSEVTADAKCSMEPVNVAGLTLLKGRVSTEEVFALSNSDLVPGKYEGGLKLWEGSLDLIAALNSEMENGRLSFTGKRVLELGCGHGLPGIFAFLKAAAAVHFQDFNAEVLRCLTIPNVTANMEENPQYLSGEVKEGRISTETRFFSGDWGEVHSILDQGTGYDVILMAETVYSIPALPNLYKLIKKCLSSPHGVVYMAAKKYYFGVGGGSRRFLSLVEKDGLLFSSLVAEVADGSSNVREVWKLHLK